A genomic segment from Oncorhynchus keta strain PuntledgeMale-10-30-2019 chromosome 9, Oket_V2, whole genome shotgun sequence encodes:
- the LOC118373620 gene encoding cytospin-A-like isoform X2 — protein MRKTTRPVAGLFKATAAGTNAQTGERVKPEGATMGTAGKNTAKTSATAPLSKAKSSDDLSSATTVGGGASAGISTVAKFKKTSSAHSSTSSTTGTSNPEGKTKISSGKRGTSSVGKEPGSSRDGLRERSRTGTASRKLSGPSDALAPPKRVRSRAMTESESRMIKSRSDGQLSNKTLLESRVKDLLGLAKSKDVEILHLRTELRAIRVQLGLPEEDGGSRERGEGEETAEAEPLQKQKKEAPIPLIYTDVESTLLLLQEQNQGIRVELNMLKSENRMLKDRLNAMGFSLEQRLDCSLKAPRGSCLSPELPPASGGRDGGFQRTPFQQGVSPHGSACGSNEDLLDPRRAISPEAADSECSEAYQPITSSDDALDAPSGSASACCSSSESEGGPPSHCERSRSGSSGNTSEVSVACLTERIHQMEENQHCTSEELQATLQELADLQQITQELSTENERLGEERVILLDSLCQQGDRLELYGQQMDYFRGLLDEHRVAYAPVDEEDTKSSRYLELERRYVDLTNGTHFEREQLLGVQQHLSGALKMAEQDNAEAQGLISALKERVHMAERHAEMERRDRASAATELEALREAAVGEQVELARCRAQLEQERQRVADLYSIHNAGDKMDIRHQLESERRDKERAEAESAQLHEELDHTRDEAARLEDGISKLEENFRAFRDEVQKQLAEQKRALAHQCSELEERDTEVSDIKETIFELEDEVEQHRAVKLHDNLVITDLENSVKKLQDQKHDMEREIKMLHRKLREESMEWRQFQADLQTAVVIANDIKSEAQEEIGDLRRRLLDTQEKNEKMSKELEEIKKQDEERGRVYNYMNAVERDLAALRQGMGLSRRSSTSSEPSPTVKTLIKSFDNASTAGLVPTSPTAAMPAVTTMIARTPLNPSPLKTPPAAAISPIQRHTASTPKPPSSMVDKRSSYTDLTMPDHLLRASPGTPSALQRVPNMDSKSLSVSRRCSEELKRDMSASENTASASLITSSLSAASSPTASVTPSTRGRLREERKDALSALAREYGGSKRNALLKWCQKKTEGYLNIDITNFSSSWNDGLAFCAVLHTYLPAHIPYLELSSQDKKRNFTLAFQAAESVGIKSSLDIGEMVHTERPDWQSVMTYVTAIYKYFET, from the exons ATGAGGAAGACGACCAGGCCAGTGGCCGGCCTATTCAAAGCCACGGCAGCAGGCACTAATGCCCAGACTGGGGAGAGAGTCAAGCCTGAGGGCGCCACCATGGGCACAGCCGGCAAGAATACGGCCAAGACCTCCGCTACCGCACCACTCTCTAAG GCGAAGAGCAGCGATGACTTGTCATCAGCAACAACAGTAGGCGGTGGAGCCTCTGCTGGGATCAGCACTGTTGCTAAGTTCAAGAAGACTAGCTCTGCCCACTCTTCAACCTCTTCCACAACAGGTACTAGCAACCCAGAGGGCAAGACAAAGATTAGCTCAG GCAAGCGTGGGACCTCCTCTGTGGGGAAGGAGCCCGGTTCATCCCGGGACGGCCTGCGAGAACGCTCCAGAACTGGCACCGCCAGCAGGAAGCTCTCCGGACCCTCGGACGCCTTGGCACCGCCCAAGAGAGTCCGCAGCCGGGCCATGACTGAGTCCGAGTCCCGTATGATCAAGTCCAGGTCGGATGGGCAGCTCAGCAATAAGACGCTCCTGGAGAGCAGGGTGAAGGATCTGCTGGGCCTGGCCAAGAGCAAAGATGTGGAGATCCTCCACCTGCGCACCGAGCTGCGGGCCATCCGTGTTCAGCTAGGCCTGCCTGAGGAGGatggggggagcagagagaggggcgagggagAGGAGACTGCTGAGGCTGAGCCCCTACAGAAACAGAAGAAAGAAGCCCCTATTCCGCTCATCTATACAGACGTTGAGTCCACCCTGCTCTTGCTGCAGGAGCAGAACCAGGGGATCCGCGTGGAACTGAACATGCTAAAGAGTGAGAACCGCATGCTGAAGGACCGCCTCAATGCCATGGGTTTCTCCCTGGAGCAGAGGCTGGACTGCTCCCTCAAAGCCCCGCGAGGCTCCTGCCTCAGCCCAGAGCTTCCTCCAGCCAGCGGTGGCAGAGATGGAGGGTTCCAACGGACCCCTTTTCAACAAGGGGTCTCCCCACACGGCTCTGCCTGCGGCTCCAATGAAGACCTTCTGGACCCCCGGCGAGCCATCTCCCCTGAGGCGGCCGACAGCGAGTGCAGCGAAGCCTACCAGCCGATCACCTCCAGCGATGATGCCCTGGACGCCCCCTCTGGTTCTGCCTCTGCCTGCTGCTCCTCCTCTGAGTCAGAGGGCGGGCCACCGAGTCACTGCGAGCGCTCCCGTAGCGGCAGCAGTGGCAACACCAGCGAGGTGTCGGTGGCCTGTCTAACGGAGCGCATTCACCAGATGGAGGAGAACCAGCACTGCACCTCTGAGGAGCTCCAGGCCACACTACAGGAGCTGGCCGACCTGCAGCAGATCACCCAGGAACTAAGCACAGAGAACGAGAGGCTGGGTGAGGAGCGGGTCATTCTGTTAGACTCCTTGTGCCAGCAAGGTGACCGGCTGGAGTTATACGGCCAGCAGATGGACTACTTCCGGGGCCTGCTGGACGAGCACCGCGTGGCTTATGCCCCGGTCGACGAGGAGGACACTAAGAGCAGCCGCTACCTGGAGCTGGAGCGCCGCTACGTGGACCTGACTAATGGGACCCACTTCGAGAGGGAGCAGCTGCTGGGGGTGCAGCAGCACCTGAGCGGGGCACTGAAAATGGCGGAGCAGGACAACGCAGAAGCCCAGGGCCTGATATCAGCGCTAAAGGAGAGGGTGCACATGGCTGAGCGGCATGCTGAGATGGAGCGCAGGGATAGGGCATCGGCGGCCACAGAGCTGGAGGCCCTGAGGGAGGCGGCCGTGGGGGAGCAGGTGGAGTTGGCTCGATGCAGGGCCCAGCTggagcaggagagacagagggtggcTGACCTCTACTCCATCCACAATGCCGGGGACAAGATGGACATCCGCCACCAGCTGGAAAGCGAGaggagggacaaagagagggcAGAGGCGGAGTCTGCTCAGCTGCATGAGGAGCTTGACCACACCCGCGACGAGGCCGCCAGGCTGGAGGACGGTATCAGCAAG CTGGAGGAGAACTTCCGTGCGTTTCGTGATGAGGTGCAGAAGCAGCTGGCAGAGCAGAAGCGGGCCCTGGCCCATCAGTGTTCTgagctggaggagagggacacTGAGGTCTCAGACATTAAGGAGACCATCTTTGAGCTGGAGGACGAGGTGGAGCAACACCGAGCCGTAAAACTCCACGACAACCTCGTGATCACAGACCTGGAGA ACTCCGTCAAAAAACTGCAGGACCAAAAACATGACATGGAGCGTGAGATCAAGATGCTGCATCGAAAGCTACGG GAGGAGTCTATGGAGTGGCGTCAGTTCCAGGCCGACCTGCAGACGGCGGTGGTCATCGCTAACGACATCAAGTCCGAGGCTCAGGAGGAGATTGGGGATCTGCGGCGCCGCCTTCTGGACACACAGGAGAAGAATGAGAAGATGAGCAAAGAGCTGGAGGAGATCAAGAA GCAGGATGAGGAGAGGGGCAGGGTGTATAACTACATGAATGCGGTTGAGAGGGACCTAGCTGCCCTGAGGCAGGGCATGGGTCTCAGCCGAcgctcctctacctcctctgagCCCTCTCCCACCGTCAAGACCCTTATCAAGAGCTTTGACAACGCCTCCACTGCAGGCCTTGTCCCAACCTCCCCCACAGCAGCCATGCCAGCAGTTACCACAATGATTGCCCGTACacccctcaaccccagccctctGAAAACCCCACCCGCTGCTGCTATCTCTCCCATACAG AGGCACACTGCATCGACCCCCAAACCCCCATCCTCCATGGTGGACAAGAGGTCCAGTTACACAGACCTCACTATGCCAG ATCACCTGCTCCGGGCCTCACCTGGGACCCCCTCTGCCCTCCAGAGGGTCCCCAACATGGACTCCAAGTCCCTCTCAG TGTCCCGAAGGTGCAGTGAGGAGCTGAAGAGGGACATGTCTGCCTCAGAGAACACTGCCTCAGCCTCCCTCATCACCTCCTCCCTTTCAGCTGCCTCCTCCCCCACCGCCTCAGTCACCCCCTCCACAAGGGGACGCTTACG ggaggagagaaaagacgCCCTGTCTGCACTGGCCAGGGAGTACGGGGGGTCCAAGAGGAACGCCCTGCTGAAGTGGTGCCAGAAGAAGACTGAAGGATACCTG aacaTTGATATCACCAACTTCAGCAGCAGCTGGAACGACGGGCTGGCCTTCTGTGCTGTACTCCACACCTACCTGCCTGCCCACATTCCCTACCTGGAGCTCTCCAGCCAGGACAAG AAGCGAAATTTCACACTGGCTTTCCAGGCCGCTGAAAGTGTCGGGATCAAGTCCTCATTG gACATTGGAGAGATGGTGCACACAGAGAGGCCTGACTGGCAGAGTGTGATGACCTACGTCACTGCCATCTACAAGTACTTTGAGACGTGA
- the LOC118373620 gene encoding cytospin-A-like isoform X1 translates to MRKTTRPVAGLFKATAAGTNAQTGERVKPEGATMGTAGKNTAKTSATAPLSKAKSSDDLSSATTVGGGASAGISTVAKFKKTSSAHSSTSSTTGTSNPEGKTKISSGKRGTSSVGKEPGSSRDGLRERSRTGTASRKLSGPSDALAPPKRVRSRAMTESESRMIKSRSDGQLSNKTLLESRVKDLLGLAKSKDVEILHLRTELRAIRVQLGLPEEDGGSRERGEGEETAEAEPLQKQKKEAPIPLIYTDVESTLLLLQEQNQGIRVELNMLKSENRMLKDRLNAMGFSLEQRLDCSLKAPRGSCLSPELPPASGGRDGGFQRTPFQQGVSPHGSACGSNEDLLDPRRAISPEAADSECSEAYQPITSSDDALDAPSGSASACCSSSESEGGPPSHCERSRSGSSGNTSEVSVACLTERIHQMEENQHCTSEELQATLQELADLQQITQELSTENERLGEERVILLDSLCQQGDRLELYGQQMDYFRGLLDEHRVAYAPVDEEDTKSSRYLELERRYVDLTNGTHFEREQLLGVQQHLSGALKMAEQDNAEAQGLISALKERVHMAERHAEMERRDRASAATELEALREAAVGEQVELARCRAQLEQERQRVADLYSIHNAGDKMDIRHQLESERRDKERAEAESAQLHEELDHTRDEAARLEDGISKLEENFRAFRDEVQKQLAEQKRALAHQCSELEERDTEVSDIKETIFELEDEVEQHRAVKLHDNLVITDLENSVKKLQDQKHDMEREIKMLHRKLREESMEWRQFQADLQTAVVIANDIKSEAQEEIGDLRRRLLDTQEKNEKMSKELEEIKKQDEERGRVYNYMNAVERDLAALRQGMGLSRRSSTSSEPSPTVKTLIKSFDNASTAGLVPTSPTAAMPAVTTMIARTPLNPSPLKTPPAAAISPIQRHTASTPKPPSSMVDKRSSYTDLTMPADHLLRASPGTPSALQRVPNMDSKSLSVSRRCSEELKRDMSASENTASASLITSSLSAASSPTASVTPSTRGRLREERKDALSALAREYGGSKRNALLKWCQKKTEGYLNIDITNFSSSWNDGLAFCAVLHTYLPAHIPYLELSSQDKKRNFTLAFQAAESVGIKSSLDIGEMVHTERPDWQSVMTYVTAIYKYFET, encoded by the exons ATGAGGAAGACGACCAGGCCAGTGGCCGGCCTATTCAAAGCCACGGCAGCAGGCACTAATGCCCAGACTGGGGAGAGAGTCAAGCCTGAGGGCGCCACCATGGGCACAGCCGGCAAGAATACGGCCAAGACCTCCGCTACCGCACCACTCTCTAAG GCGAAGAGCAGCGATGACTTGTCATCAGCAACAACAGTAGGCGGTGGAGCCTCTGCTGGGATCAGCACTGTTGCTAAGTTCAAGAAGACTAGCTCTGCCCACTCTTCAACCTCTTCCACAACAGGTACTAGCAACCCAGAGGGCAAGACAAAGATTAGCTCAG GCAAGCGTGGGACCTCCTCTGTGGGGAAGGAGCCCGGTTCATCCCGGGACGGCCTGCGAGAACGCTCCAGAACTGGCACCGCCAGCAGGAAGCTCTCCGGACCCTCGGACGCCTTGGCACCGCCCAAGAGAGTCCGCAGCCGGGCCATGACTGAGTCCGAGTCCCGTATGATCAAGTCCAGGTCGGATGGGCAGCTCAGCAATAAGACGCTCCTGGAGAGCAGGGTGAAGGATCTGCTGGGCCTGGCCAAGAGCAAAGATGTGGAGATCCTCCACCTGCGCACCGAGCTGCGGGCCATCCGTGTTCAGCTAGGCCTGCCTGAGGAGGatggggggagcagagagaggggcgagggagAGGAGACTGCTGAGGCTGAGCCCCTACAGAAACAGAAGAAAGAAGCCCCTATTCCGCTCATCTATACAGACGTTGAGTCCACCCTGCTCTTGCTGCAGGAGCAGAACCAGGGGATCCGCGTGGAACTGAACATGCTAAAGAGTGAGAACCGCATGCTGAAGGACCGCCTCAATGCCATGGGTTTCTCCCTGGAGCAGAGGCTGGACTGCTCCCTCAAAGCCCCGCGAGGCTCCTGCCTCAGCCCAGAGCTTCCTCCAGCCAGCGGTGGCAGAGATGGAGGGTTCCAACGGACCCCTTTTCAACAAGGGGTCTCCCCACACGGCTCTGCCTGCGGCTCCAATGAAGACCTTCTGGACCCCCGGCGAGCCATCTCCCCTGAGGCGGCCGACAGCGAGTGCAGCGAAGCCTACCAGCCGATCACCTCCAGCGATGATGCCCTGGACGCCCCCTCTGGTTCTGCCTCTGCCTGCTGCTCCTCCTCTGAGTCAGAGGGCGGGCCACCGAGTCACTGCGAGCGCTCCCGTAGCGGCAGCAGTGGCAACACCAGCGAGGTGTCGGTGGCCTGTCTAACGGAGCGCATTCACCAGATGGAGGAGAACCAGCACTGCACCTCTGAGGAGCTCCAGGCCACACTACAGGAGCTGGCCGACCTGCAGCAGATCACCCAGGAACTAAGCACAGAGAACGAGAGGCTGGGTGAGGAGCGGGTCATTCTGTTAGACTCCTTGTGCCAGCAAGGTGACCGGCTGGAGTTATACGGCCAGCAGATGGACTACTTCCGGGGCCTGCTGGACGAGCACCGCGTGGCTTATGCCCCGGTCGACGAGGAGGACACTAAGAGCAGCCGCTACCTGGAGCTGGAGCGCCGCTACGTGGACCTGACTAATGGGACCCACTTCGAGAGGGAGCAGCTGCTGGGGGTGCAGCAGCACCTGAGCGGGGCACTGAAAATGGCGGAGCAGGACAACGCAGAAGCCCAGGGCCTGATATCAGCGCTAAAGGAGAGGGTGCACATGGCTGAGCGGCATGCTGAGATGGAGCGCAGGGATAGGGCATCGGCGGCCACAGAGCTGGAGGCCCTGAGGGAGGCGGCCGTGGGGGAGCAGGTGGAGTTGGCTCGATGCAGGGCCCAGCTggagcaggagagacagagggtggcTGACCTCTACTCCATCCACAATGCCGGGGACAAGATGGACATCCGCCACCAGCTGGAAAGCGAGaggagggacaaagagagggcAGAGGCGGAGTCTGCTCAGCTGCATGAGGAGCTTGACCACACCCGCGACGAGGCCGCCAGGCTGGAGGACGGTATCAGCAAG CTGGAGGAGAACTTCCGTGCGTTTCGTGATGAGGTGCAGAAGCAGCTGGCAGAGCAGAAGCGGGCCCTGGCCCATCAGTGTTCTgagctggaggagagggacacTGAGGTCTCAGACATTAAGGAGACCATCTTTGAGCTGGAGGACGAGGTGGAGCAACACCGAGCCGTAAAACTCCACGACAACCTCGTGATCACAGACCTGGAGA ACTCCGTCAAAAAACTGCAGGACCAAAAACATGACATGGAGCGTGAGATCAAGATGCTGCATCGAAAGCTACGG GAGGAGTCTATGGAGTGGCGTCAGTTCCAGGCCGACCTGCAGACGGCGGTGGTCATCGCTAACGACATCAAGTCCGAGGCTCAGGAGGAGATTGGGGATCTGCGGCGCCGCCTTCTGGACACACAGGAGAAGAATGAGAAGATGAGCAAAGAGCTGGAGGAGATCAAGAA GCAGGATGAGGAGAGGGGCAGGGTGTATAACTACATGAATGCGGTTGAGAGGGACCTAGCTGCCCTGAGGCAGGGCATGGGTCTCAGCCGAcgctcctctacctcctctgagCCCTCTCCCACCGTCAAGACCCTTATCAAGAGCTTTGACAACGCCTCCACTGCAGGCCTTGTCCCAACCTCCCCCACAGCAGCCATGCCAGCAGTTACCACAATGATTGCCCGTACacccctcaaccccagccctctGAAAACCCCACCCGCTGCTGCTATCTCTCCCATACAG AGGCACACTGCATCGACCCCCAAACCCCCATCCTCCATGGTGGACAAGAGGTCCAGTTACACAGACCTCACTATGCCAG CAGATCACCTGCTCCGGGCCTCACCTGGGACCCCCTCTGCCCTCCAGAGGGTCCCCAACATGGACTCCAAGTCCCTCTCAG TGTCCCGAAGGTGCAGTGAGGAGCTGAAGAGGGACATGTCTGCCTCAGAGAACACTGCCTCAGCCTCCCTCATCACCTCCTCCCTTTCAGCTGCCTCCTCCCCCACCGCCTCAGTCACCCCCTCCACAAGGGGACGCTTACG ggaggagagaaaagacgCCCTGTCTGCACTGGCCAGGGAGTACGGGGGGTCCAAGAGGAACGCCCTGCTGAAGTGGTGCCAGAAGAAGACTGAAGGATACCTG aacaTTGATATCACCAACTTCAGCAGCAGCTGGAACGACGGGCTGGCCTTCTGTGCTGTACTCCACACCTACCTGCCTGCCCACATTCCCTACCTGGAGCTCTCCAGCCAGGACAAG AAGCGAAATTTCACACTGGCTTTCCAGGCCGCTGAAAGTGTCGGGATCAAGTCCTCATTG gACATTGGAGAGATGGTGCACACAGAGAGGCCTGACTGGCAGAGTGTGATGACCTACGTCACTGCCATCTACAAGTACTTTGAGACGTGA
- the LOC118373620 gene encoding cytospin-A-like isoform X3, with protein sequence MRKTTRPVAGLFKATAAGTNAQTGERVKPEGATMGTAGKNTAKTSATAPLSKAKSSDDLSSATTVGGGASAGISTVAKFKKTSSAHSSTSSTTGKRGTSSVGKEPGSSRDGLRERSRTGTASRKLSGPSDALAPPKRVRSRAMTESESRMIKSRSDGQLSNKTLLESRVKDLLGLAKSKDVEILHLRTELRAIRVQLGLPEEDGGSRERGEGEETAEAEPLQKQKKEAPIPLIYTDVESTLLLLQEQNQGIRVELNMLKSENRMLKDRLNAMGFSLEQRLDCSLKAPRGSCLSPELPPASGGRDGGFQRTPFQQGVSPHGSACGSNEDLLDPRRAISPEAADSECSEAYQPITSSDDALDAPSGSASACCSSSESEGGPPSHCERSRSGSSGNTSEVSVACLTERIHQMEENQHCTSEELQATLQELADLQQITQELSTENERLGEERVILLDSLCQQGDRLELYGQQMDYFRGLLDEHRVAYAPVDEEDTKSSRYLELERRYVDLTNGTHFEREQLLGVQQHLSGALKMAEQDNAEAQGLISALKERVHMAERHAEMERRDRASAATELEALREAAVGEQVELARCRAQLEQERQRVADLYSIHNAGDKMDIRHQLESERRDKERAEAESAQLHEELDHTRDEAARLEDGISKLEENFRAFRDEVQKQLAEQKRALAHQCSELEERDTEVSDIKETIFELEDEVEQHRAVKLHDNLVITDLENSVKKLQDQKHDMEREIKMLHRKLREESMEWRQFQADLQTAVVIANDIKSEAQEEIGDLRRRLLDTQEKNEKMSKELEEIKKQDEERGRVYNYMNAVERDLAALRQGMGLSRRSSTSSEPSPTVKTLIKSFDNASTAGLVPTSPTAAMPAVTTMIARTPLNPSPLKTPPAAAISPIQRHTASTPKPPSSMVDKRSSYTDLTMPADHLLRASPGTPSALQRVPNMDSKSLSVSRRCSEELKRDMSASENTASASLITSSLSAASSPTASVTPSTRGRLREERKDALSALAREYGGSKRNALLKWCQKKTEGYLNIDITNFSSSWNDGLAFCAVLHTYLPAHIPYLELSSQDKKRNFTLAFQAAESVGIKSSLDIGEMVHTERPDWQSVMTYVTAIYKYFET encoded by the exons ATGAGGAAGACGACCAGGCCAGTGGCCGGCCTATTCAAAGCCACGGCAGCAGGCACTAATGCCCAGACTGGGGAGAGAGTCAAGCCTGAGGGCGCCACCATGGGCACAGCCGGCAAGAATACGGCCAAGACCTCCGCTACCGCACCACTCTCTAAG GCGAAGAGCAGCGATGACTTGTCATCAGCAACAACAGTAGGCGGTGGAGCCTCTGCTGGGATCAGCACTGTTGCTAAGTTCAAGAAGACTAGCTCTGCCCACTCTTCAACCTCTTCCACAACAG GCAAGCGTGGGACCTCCTCTGTGGGGAAGGAGCCCGGTTCATCCCGGGACGGCCTGCGAGAACGCTCCAGAACTGGCACCGCCAGCAGGAAGCTCTCCGGACCCTCGGACGCCTTGGCACCGCCCAAGAGAGTCCGCAGCCGGGCCATGACTGAGTCCGAGTCCCGTATGATCAAGTCCAGGTCGGATGGGCAGCTCAGCAATAAGACGCTCCTGGAGAGCAGGGTGAAGGATCTGCTGGGCCTGGCCAAGAGCAAAGATGTGGAGATCCTCCACCTGCGCACCGAGCTGCGGGCCATCCGTGTTCAGCTAGGCCTGCCTGAGGAGGatggggggagcagagagaggggcgagggagAGGAGACTGCTGAGGCTGAGCCCCTACAGAAACAGAAGAAAGAAGCCCCTATTCCGCTCATCTATACAGACGTTGAGTCCACCCTGCTCTTGCTGCAGGAGCAGAACCAGGGGATCCGCGTGGAACTGAACATGCTAAAGAGTGAGAACCGCATGCTGAAGGACCGCCTCAATGCCATGGGTTTCTCCCTGGAGCAGAGGCTGGACTGCTCCCTCAAAGCCCCGCGAGGCTCCTGCCTCAGCCCAGAGCTTCCTCCAGCCAGCGGTGGCAGAGATGGAGGGTTCCAACGGACCCCTTTTCAACAAGGGGTCTCCCCACACGGCTCTGCCTGCGGCTCCAATGAAGACCTTCTGGACCCCCGGCGAGCCATCTCCCCTGAGGCGGCCGACAGCGAGTGCAGCGAAGCCTACCAGCCGATCACCTCCAGCGATGATGCCCTGGACGCCCCCTCTGGTTCTGCCTCTGCCTGCTGCTCCTCCTCTGAGTCAGAGGGCGGGCCACCGAGTCACTGCGAGCGCTCCCGTAGCGGCAGCAGTGGCAACACCAGCGAGGTGTCGGTGGCCTGTCTAACGGAGCGCATTCACCAGATGGAGGAGAACCAGCACTGCACCTCTGAGGAGCTCCAGGCCACACTACAGGAGCTGGCCGACCTGCAGCAGATCACCCAGGAACTAAGCACAGAGAACGAGAGGCTGGGTGAGGAGCGGGTCATTCTGTTAGACTCCTTGTGCCAGCAAGGTGACCGGCTGGAGTTATACGGCCAGCAGATGGACTACTTCCGGGGCCTGCTGGACGAGCACCGCGTGGCTTATGCCCCGGTCGACGAGGAGGACACTAAGAGCAGCCGCTACCTGGAGCTGGAGCGCCGCTACGTGGACCTGACTAATGGGACCCACTTCGAGAGGGAGCAGCTGCTGGGGGTGCAGCAGCACCTGAGCGGGGCACTGAAAATGGCGGAGCAGGACAACGCAGAAGCCCAGGGCCTGATATCAGCGCTAAAGGAGAGGGTGCACATGGCTGAGCGGCATGCTGAGATGGAGCGCAGGGATAGGGCATCGGCGGCCACAGAGCTGGAGGCCCTGAGGGAGGCGGCCGTGGGGGAGCAGGTGGAGTTGGCTCGATGCAGGGCCCAGCTggagcaggagagacagagggtggcTGACCTCTACTCCATCCACAATGCCGGGGACAAGATGGACATCCGCCACCAGCTGGAAAGCGAGaggagggacaaagagagggcAGAGGCGGAGTCTGCTCAGCTGCATGAGGAGCTTGACCACACCCGCGACGAGGCCGCCAGGCTGGAGGACGGTATCAGCAAG CTGGAGGAGAACTTCCGTGCGTTTCGTGATGAGGTGCAGAAGCAGCTGGCAGAGCAGAAGCGGGCCCTGGCCCATCAGTGTTCTgagctggaggagagggacacTGAGGTCTCAGACATTAAGGAGACCATCTTTGAGCTGGAGGACGAGGTGGAGCAACACCGAGCCGTAAAACTCCACGACAACCTCGTGATCACAGACCTGGAGA ACTCCGTCAAAAAACTGCAGGACCAAAAACATGACATGGAGCGTGAGATCAAGATGCTGCATCGAAAGCTACGG GAGGAGTCTATGGAGTGGCGTCAGTTCCAGGCCGACCTGCAGACGGCGGTGGTCATCGCTAACGACATCAAGTCCGAGGCTCAGGAGGAGATTGGGGATCTGCGGCGCCGCCTTCTGGACACACAGGAGAAGAATGAGAAGATGAGCAAAGAGCTGGAGGAGATCAAGAA GCAGGATGAGGAGAGGGGCAGGGTGTATAACTACATGAATGCGGTTGAGAGGGACCTAGCTGCCCTGAGGCAGGGCATGGGTCTCAGCCGAcgctcctctacctcctctgagCCCTCTCCCACCGTCAAGACCCTTATCAAGAGCTTTGACAACGCCTCCACTGCAGGCCTTGTCCCAACCTCCCCCACAGCAGCCATGCCAGCAGTTACCACAATGATTGCCCGTACacccctcaaccccagccctctGAAAACCCCACCCGCTGCTGCTATCTCTCCCATACAG AGGCACACTGCATCGACCCCCAAACCCCCATCCTCCATGGTGGACAAGAGGTCCAGTTACACAGACCTCACTATGCCAG CAGATCACCTGCTCCGGGCCTCACCTGGGACCCCCTCTGCCCTCCAGAGGGTCCCCAACATGGACTCCAAGTCCCTCTCAG TGTCCCGAAGGTGCAGTGAGGAGCTGAAGAGGGACATGTCTGCCTCAGAGAACACTGCCTCAGCCTCCCTCATCACCTCCTCCCTTTCAGCTGCCTCCTCCCCCACCGCCTCAGTCACCCCCTCCACAAGGGGACGCTTACG ggaggagagaaaagacgCCCTGTCTGCACTGGCCAGGGAGTACGGGGGGTCCAAGAGGAACGCCCTGCTGAAGTGGTGCCAGAAGAAGACTGAAGGATACCTG aacaTTGATATCACCAACTTCAGCAGCAGCTGGAACGACGGGCTGGCCTTCTGTGCTGTACTCCACACCTACCTGCCTGCCCACATTCCCTACCTGGAGCTCTCCAGCCAGGACAAG AAGCGAAATTTCACACTGGCTTTCCAGGCCGCTGAAAGTGTCGGGATCAAGTCCTCATTG gACATTGGAGAGATGGTGCACACAGAGAGGCCTGACTGGCAGAGTGTGATGACCTACGTCACTGCCATCTACAAGTACTTTGAGACGTGA